The following are from one region of the Stanieria cyanosphaera PCC 7437 genome:
- a CDS encoding iron uptake porin — protein sequence MSNKLPFIIGLFVLLLDPTVVQAQTKNQQFTSNNSSSSLNYNSNFTKFKIPKQSNFDEAKDFSVTNQFNLNSILLSKSPNQPASSQNFLTIAQLPTKKATTTPKENTAKPITLAEADFVKYQTTSESLDSVITPDNSLTQVTDVSQLRDVQAGDWAYEALRGLVERYGCIAGYPNQTYRGTQALSRYEFAAGLNSCLQQIERLIASSEAVAQEDLATIKRLTQEFEAELAAIGGRVDDLESRTAFLEDHQFSTTTILNGEVIFAVADAFGGDPPGGCSLPADTATPDGRNIGADCVNRGEPETNTVFTHLTRLGLQTSFTGQDRLRMYLTTGNFSDGGFTNVESLNTYMARLGYQADYDNDIYLDIVEYRLPAFDDKVVFYASTFGFALSNVLTANSPYFDIGRGAVSRFGQLNPILRIGGAMDAGVGFDWAIAEPLRFQVAYGTRDSGDPEAGFFGSDYSALGAQFLVQPTDNIVAGINYVNAYSSDGSLGTFTGSVNAETGGLWSGASVPAPEEATNSPFAACCRFLLGDQPAQINAVGGSFQWNVTEKLNFAAWGGYTFANFLNELPDFPETEVDGTPPEDGIGASANKKPFANTATFTLSLGLSDPFGREGDLFGFIFGMPPKLVDAGPETAGTPVPFFEQVINNEGETVVTDNNPNLDTVGEVIAAGGDAPGLVNSGQLPRRVGQKDEATSLHFEFFYRFKVNDSISITPGFYFVTNPGHIENNDTIYVGTIRTTYRF from the coding sequence ATGAGCAACAAACTGCCTTTTATTATTGGATTATTTGTACTACTTTTAGACCCGACAGTTGTACAAGCACAAACTAAAAATCAGCAATTTACAAGCAATAACAGTAGTTCGAGTCTTAATTATAATTCTAATTTTACTAAGTTTAAAATACCAAAGCAAAGCAATTTTGATGAGGCAAAAGACTTTTCTGTAACTAATCAATTTAATTTGAATAGTATACTTCTTTCTAAATCACCAAATCAACCAGCATCCTCTCAAAATTTTTTAACAATTGCTCAATTACCAACTAAAAAAGCAACTACAACGCCAAAAGAAAATACAGCAAAACCGATCACTTTAGCAGAAGCAGACTTTGTTAAATATCAAACTACCAGTGAATCTCTTGATAGCGTTATCACTCCTGATAATTCCCTCACTCAAGTAACAGATGTTTCCCAATTACGAGATGTTCAAGCAGGAGATTGGGCTTATGAAGCATTGCGTGGGCTGGTAGAAAGATATGGTTGTATTGCTGGTTATCCCAATCAAACCTATCGAGGAACACAGGCTTTATCTCGTTATGAATTTGCAGCAGGATTAAATTCTTGTCTACAACAAATTGAAAGATTGATTGCTTCTTCTGAAGCAGTTGCACAAGAAGATTTAGCGACTATTAAAAGATTAACTCAAGAATTTGAAGCAGAATTAGCTGCGATTGGTGGAAGAGTTGATGATTTAGAAAGTCGGACTGCTTTTTTAGAAGACCATCAATTTTCGACTACTACTATTCTCAATGGGGAAGTTATTTTTGCAGTAGCTGATGCTTTTGGTGGCGATCCTCCAGGAGGATGTAGTTTACCCGCAGATACAGCTACACCAGATGGTCGCAATATAGGTGCTGACTGTGTAAATAGAGGAGAACCAGAAACGAATACCGTCTTTACTCATTTAACTAGATTAGGATTACAAACCTCTTTTACAGGACAAGACCGTTTACGGATGTATTTAACCACAGGAAATTTTAGCGACGGTGGTTTTACCAATGTAGAATCTCTTAATACCTATATGGCACGTTTAGGTTATCAAGCAGATTATGACAATGATATTTATTTGGATATTGTAGAATACCGTTTGCCTGCTTTTGATGACAAAGTTGTTTTCTATGCTTCTACTTTTGGCTTTGCTTTAAGTAATGTTTTAACTGCTAATTCGCCTTATTTTGATATTGGTAGAGGTGCAGTTTCTCGTTTTGGACAACTCAATCCCATTTTAAGAATTGGTGGGGCGATGGATGCAGGAGTTGGGTTTGATTGGGCGATCGCAGAGCCGCTTCGTTTTCAAGTTGCTTATGGAACAAGAGATAGTGGCGATCCTGAAGCAGGTTTTTTTGGCTCAGATTATAGTGCTTTGGGTGCGCAGTTTTTGGTACAACCTACAGACAATATTGTGGCGGGGATTAATTATGTCAATGCCTATTCTAGTGATGGTAGTTTAGGAACATTTACAGGTTCTGTTAATGCAGAAACAGGCGGTTTATGGTCTGGTGCTTCTGTTCCTGCACCCGAAGAAGCTACCAATTCTCCTTTTGCTGCTTGTTGTCGATTTTTATTAGGAGATCAACCTGCCCAAATCAATGCTGTGGGAGGTAGTTTTCAGTGGAATGTGACAGAAAAACTGAATTTTGCTGCTTGGGGTGGTTACACTTTTGCTAATTTCCTCAACGAATTGCCTGATTTTCCTGAGACTGAGGTTGATGGTACACCACCTGAAGATGGAATTGGAGCTTCTGCTAACAAAAAACCTTTTGCTAATACAGCTACTTTTACACTTTCACTCGGTCTAAGCGATCCTTTTGGTCGAGAAGGAGATTTGTTTGGTTTTATTTTTGGAATGCCACCTAAGCTAGTTGATGCTGGACCAGAAACAGCAGGTACTCCTGTACCATTCTTTGAACAGGTTATTAATAATGAAGGAGAAACTGTAGTTACGGATAATAATCCTAATCTAGATACTGTTGGAGAAGTAATTGCAGCAGGAGGAGATGCACCAGGATTAGTTAATTCAGGTCAATTACCAAGAAGAGTAGGACAAAAAGACGAAGCTACTTCTTTGCACTTTGAATTCTTTTACCGTTTTAAAGTCAATGACAGCATTTCGATTACGCCAGGATTCTACTTTGTGACTAATCCAGGGCATATTGAAAATAATGACACAATTTATGTTGGTACAATTCGTACTACTTATCGTTTTTAA
- a CDS encoding biotin--[acetyl-CoA-carboxylase] ligase, with protein sequence MNFDLQKYQAAILELPNFEQLKQIPLQIWETIPSTNQKLWELIEQGEKLPLASLALEQTAGRGQWGRQWLSTQGGLYLSLGIACNLNLKDSFLLTLIIGWGIVTTLRNYNLPILLKWPNDLILMSKKLGGIKLETRSHKDRITQVVIGVGINWTNSVPDIGINLQSYCQNQLAITSLEQLTAITISGIISGYQHYLTVDREQLLKDYFAIFANLGQQVTLNGGTGIITGVTTTGELRVRIKSPGATTEVCLSPGQISLGYEEKT encoded by the coding sequence GTGAACTTTGATCTACAAAAATATCAAGCAGCTATTCTTGAACTACCAAACTTTGAACAGTTAAAACAAATTCCCTTACAAATATGGGAAACCATCCCTTCAACTAATCAAAAATTATGGGAATTAATCGAACAAGGAGAAAAATTACCTCTTGCGTCATTAGCTCTTGAACAAACCGCAGGAAGAGGACAATGGGGAAGGCAATGGCTCTCTACTCAAGGAGGATTGTATCTTTCTTTAGGAATTGCCTGTAATTTAAATTTAAAAGACAGTTTTTTGCTTACTTTAATAATTGGTTGGGGAATCGTTACCACATTAAGAAATTATAATCTACCTATTTTACTGAAATGGCCAAACGATCTAATATTAATGAGCAAAAAATTAGGAGGAATTAAACTAGAAACTCGTAGTCATAAAGATCGGATTACTCAAGTAGTTATTGGAGTAGGAATTAACTGGACTAATTCTGTTCCTGACATTGGAATTAATTTACAATCTTACTGTCAAAATCAGTTAGCAATTACTTCTTTAGAACAATTAACTGCCATTACTATTAGTGGAATTATTTCAGGTTATCAACATTATTTAACAGTAGATCGAGAACAGCTTTTAAAAGATTATTTCGCAATATTTGCAAATTTAGGACAACAAGTTACCCTGAATGGCGGTACAGGAATTATTACAGGAGTAACAACCACAGGAGAATTGCGTGTTCGCATAAAATCACCTGGCGCAACCACAGAAGTTTGTTTGTCACCAGGTCAAATTAGTTTAGGTTACGAAGAAAAAACCTAA
- the tmk gene encoding dTMP kinase: MNNQLFIVLEGIDGSGTSTQAELLKKYFQSQGDKAVISPEPSAGPIGNLIRDTLKKRIFFTSDRRLFDEQMAYLFAADRHDHLYNEVDGVFKLIEQGFHVISTRYYFSSLVYNCQTPEQFEFVSRLNYKFPNPDLVIYIDLPIEVSLKRLQERSLQEIYETENKLTQVKTNYQKIFADYQDKLLVIEGTKSIETIHQQIIEFIRLNFSFKNTLN, from the coding sequence ATGAATAATCAACTCTTTATTGTTTTGGAAGGAATAGATGGTTCTGGTACTTCAACTCAAGCAGAACTATTAAAAAAGTATTTTCAGAGTCAAGGAGACAAAGCAGTAATTAGTCCCGAACCTTCTGCTGGTCCAATTGGTAATTTAATTAGAGATACTTTAAAAAAACGAATTTTTTTTACAAGCGATCGCAGATTATTTGATGAACAAATGGCATATTTGTTTGCTGCTGATCGTCACGATCATTTATACAATGAAGTCGATGGTGTTTTCAAACTAATCGAACAAGGATTTCACGTTATTAGTACTAGATATTATTTTTCTTCTCTTGTTTATAATTGTCAAACTCCAGAACAATTTGAATTCGTTAGTAGATTAAATTATAAATTTCCTAATCCTGATTTAGTTATTTATATTGATTTACCTATTGAAGTTTCGTTAAAAAGATTACAAGAACGTTCTTTACAAGAAATCTATGAAACCGAAAATAAACTAACTCAAGTTAAAACTAATTATCAAAAGATTTTTGCTGATTACCAAGATAAGTTATTGGTGATTGAAGGAACTAAAAGTATAGAAACAATTCATCAACAAATTATTGAATTTATTAGATTAAACTTTAGTTTTAAAAATACATTAAACTGA
- a CDS encoding FAD-dependent oxidoreductase has product MAVDYDLVVIGSSWEGIYAAATAAKLKARVALVTQNKTGSCQDSERFIRHSLTQISYLVQQRQENRFGIADDILSVPKNSLLAAKLWGEEVEENLIAEQSLTTLASLGVDVIFEQGEFCRLPNQALIVGKRKLESRAYLITTGSDWEVKSIEGKEEVNFLTINELLNQKDLAFLAKDLVVIGDSFRTLEVVQSLAKLGKNITLIIEKERLLPQEDLDVALLIQAHLEAAQVKIITNSPVTQIKKIGQKKWLQAGSYAIEADEIIWAGKRIPNIDGLNLAGVGVKYQSHRILVNNYLQTTNHQIYACGDLIGGYSLPNLAQYEANIILKNALFFPWFQVNYHPLPWAIFTEPNLARVGMTEIQARQVYGHDLYVIKQYFKSVAQAQLLGETTGFLKLIVGPQGEIIGCAIIGHQAVELINAIALMIKNKIKLNHNSICGLLQINIPYVYPSFAEILDQAANAFYQQKLARSKKSLNLLETWFNWRRR; this is encoded by the coding sequence ATGGCAGTAGATTATGATCTGGTGGTAATTGGTAGTAGTTGGGAAGGAATTTATGCTGCTGCTACTGCTGCTAAACTTAAAGCCCGTGTTGCTTTAGTAACTCAAAATAAAACAGGATCTTGTCAAGATTCAGAAAGATTTATTCGTCATAGTTTGACTCAAATAAGTTATTTAGTACAACAACGTCAAGAAAATCGTTTTGGTATTGCCGATGATATTTTATCTGTTCCTAAAAATAGTCTTTTAGCAGCTAAACTGTGGGGCGAAGAAGTTGAGGAAAATTTAATTGCAGAACAATCTTTGACTACGTTGGCAAGTTTAGGAGTAGATGTAATTTTTGAGCAAGGAGAGTTTTGTCGATTACCAAACCAAGCTTTAATTGTTGGTAAAAGAAAATTAGAATCTCGTGCTTATTTAATTACAACTGGTTCTGATTGGGAAGTAAAATCAATTGAAGGAAAAGAAGAAGTTAATTTCTTGACTATTAATGAACTTTTAAATCAAAAAGATTTAGCTTTCTTAGCCAAAGACTTAGTAGTAATCGGTGATTCCTTTCGTACTTTAGAAGTTGTTCAAAGTTTAGCAAAGCTGGGCAAAAATATTACTTTAATTATTGAAAAAGAGCGTCTTTTACCTCAAGAAGATTTAGATGTAGCTTTATTAATCCAGGCTCATTTAGAAGCAGCCCAAGTAAAAATTATTACGAATTCTCCTGTTACTCAAATAAAAAAAATTGGGCAGAAAAAATGGTTGCAAGCTGGTAGTTATGCGATTGAAGCTGATGAAATTATCTGGGCAGGGAAAAGAATTCCTAATATTGACGGTTTAAACTTAGCGGGAGTTGGAGTTAAGTATCAATCACACCGTATTCTTGTTAATAACTATCTCCAAACAACTAATCATCAAATTTATGCTTGTGGTGATCTAATTGGTGGTTATAGTTTACCAAATCTCGCTCAGTATGAAGCAAATATTATTTTAAAAAATGCTTTATTTTTTCCTTGGTTTCAAGTTAACTATCATCCTCTGCCTTGGGCTATTTTTACTGAACCAAATTTAGCCAGAGTTGGAATGACAGAAATTCAAGCTCGTCAAGTTTATGGTCACGATCTATATGTAATTAAACAATACTTTAAAAGTGTCGCTCAAGCTCAACTTTTAGGAGAAACCACTGGATTTTTAAAATTAATAGTTGGTCCCCAAGGAGAAATTATTGGCTGTGCGATTATTGGTCATCAAGCAGTAGAATTAATTAATGCGATCGCTTTAATGATTAAAAACAAAATTAAACTAAATCATAATAGTATTTGTGGTTTGTTACAGATTAATATACCTTATGTCTATCCTAGTTTTGCTGAAATCCTTGACCAAGCTGCCAATGCTTTTTATCAACAAAAATTAGCTCGCAGTAAAAAAAGTTTAAATCTTTTAGAAACATGGTTTAATTGGCGACGGAGATAA
- the cobD gene encoding threonine-phosphate decarboxylase CobD produces the protein MARPRHGGNLAWAAAIAGCPAFSIVDFSASINPLGPPQSALAAIQQGLNLLKSYPNPDYAELRAILADYHQIEPDYVLPGNGSAELLTWASRELADLSVTYLITPAFGDYKRSLLAFDTKVFSCCLFDSWDGDLSNALPCRGDSRIAPTNGQFAPTNQPSGLLLNNPHNPTGKLWRREEIVPLLDRFALVVIDEAFMDFLPPEKDQSLISLVKDYPNLVILRSLTKFYSLPGLRIGYAIAHPQRLQRWQTWRDPWSVNILAECAAKAIIQDVDFQQQTWRWLPAARAELFEGLNKIPQLQPLPSAVNFLLVETNIPSSQLQEKLLKNYQILIRDCLSFPELRDRYFRIAVRSSPENQNLIQALKQVIANFN, from the coding sequence TTGGCAAGACCTCGACATGGTGGAAATTTAGCTTGGGCAGCAGCGATCGCGGGCTGTCCGGCTTTTTCCATTGTAGATTTTTCTGCCAGTATTAATCCTCTGGGCCCTCCTCAGAGTGCGCTGGCAGCAATTCAACAAGGTCTTAATTTATTAAAAAGCTATCCCAATCCAGATTATGCTGAATTAAGAGCAATTTTGGCTGATTATCATCAAATTGAGCCAGATTATGTGCTTCCTGGTAATGGTTCGGCAGAGTTGCTTACTTGGGCTAGTCGAGAATTAGCTGATTTATCTGTTACTTATTTAATTACTCCTGCGTTTGGGGATTACAAGCGATCGCTTTTGGCTTTTGATACTAAGGTATTCTCTTGTTGTTTATTTGATTCTTGGGATGGGGATTTATCGAACGCATTACCCTGTAGGGGCGATTCGCGAATCGCCCCTACAAATGGGCAATTTGCCCCTACCAATCAACCATCAGGATTATTGTTAAACAATCCGCATAATCCAACGGGAAAACTGTGGCGCAGGGAAGAAATTGTGCCTTTATTAGACCGATTTGCTTTGGTGGTAATTGATGAGGCATTTATGGATTTTTTACCGCCAGAGAAAGATCAGAGTTTAATTAGTTTGGTTAAGGATTATCCCAATTTAGTGATTTTACGTTCCTTAACTAAGTTTTACAGTTTACCTGGTTTAAGAATTGGTTATGCGATCGCTCATCCTCAAAGATTACAACGCTGGCAAACTTGGCGCGATCCTTGGTCAGTCAATATTTTAGCTGAATGTGCAGCCAAAGCAATTATTCAAGATGTCGATTTTCAACAACAAACTTGGCGTTGGTTACCTGCAGCTAGGGCAGAATTATTTGAAGGGTTAAACAAGATTCCTCAATTACAACCCTTACCAAGCGCAGTTAATTTTTTACTAGTAGAAACAAACATTCCTAGTTCTCAATTGCAAGAAAAATTATTAAAAAATTATCAAATTTTAATTAGAGACTGTTTGAGTTTTCCCGAACTTCGCGATCGCTATTTTCGTATTGCAGTTCGTTCGTCACCAGAAAATCAAAATCTAATTCAAGCTTTAAAGCAGGTAATTGCCAATTTTAATTAG
- a CDS encoding HU family DNA-binding protein, which yields MNKGELVDRISQKATVTKKQADAVLTAAIETIMEAVSEGDKVTLVGFGSFERRHRKEREGRNPKTGEKMSIPETNVPAFSPGKLFKDMVSPK from the coding sequence ATGAATAAAGGTGAATTAGTCGATCGCATCTCTCAAAAAGCAACCGTTACTAAAAAACAAGCTGATGCAGTTTTAACTGCTGCGATTGAAACAATTATGGAAGCTGTTTCTGAGGGCGATAAAGTCACTTTGGTTGGTTTTGGTTCTTTTGAACGTCGTCACCGTAAAGAAAGAGAAGGACGTAATCCTAAAACTGGCGAAAAAATGTCAATCCCTGAAACTAACGTCCCTGCTTTCTCTCCTGGCAAATTGTTCAAAGATATGGTTTCCCCTAAATAA
- a CDS encoding secretin N-terminal domain-containing protein — MSNYYNQILFLTGTALTILAAQSSQAANNQIAKVEVNSLEHGIELRLHTDGKQTKNLSFFTVNQKNKLEANLLNTDLNLLQGKSFSKKNPFPGVSSLEIKQIDGEHTQISIATKPNFPVEQLLQQQGQEIILSLLAEAQGKKAESKSNSLTQLVTEKFNYAREFITAQIPTNVEEKTYTPPPNTSNSNPNVLVPNPEIIIGEGEKNNQQNETTSPSEPAYLPRAVAPPVGDMAVSNINTNPDLIDLGSSALVPRLVLRDAPVREVLSLLARSAGLNVVFAQGTQAQAAGEGETKEQTVSLDLENQPVQEVFNSVLLISGLNANRQGNIIYVGEKLPAQARNLVSRTIRLNQVRAENAALFLASQGAEGQRLTTEIEEVIDQDTGRVVQRKEKPAQLQSLQGAAGGREAEVDNTSPQLLKGLQVATDDRLNSITIVGEPRKVETATAFLTQLDARRRQVAVNVKVIDVNLLNEDLFNSSFSFGINDTFFVQDQGSAIMNFGDTKPPNTAQVTNSQFFPSVIPLQVPGAELDSFLDIQNAPFSNITTGLNDFVNSVSPYARPNFGTRNNPFQPGVSDITPNIEDGTVEYEYSLPSLFQFPKKFLASLEAQITSGNAKVLTDPTLMVQEGQQATVKLAQNVVESVETEIDAESGTRTITPVIAEAGLVLTVNVERIDDNGFVGLSVSPSVTSVGQTQEFDSGGGATNVLNLLSKREVSSGLIRLRDGQTLILSGIIQDQERTTVSKVPILGDIPLLGSLFRSTNKTNERAEVIVLLTPQVVDEQAGFGYNYRPGQEAREMLQQRGFTLPNSP; from the coding sequence GTGAGTAATTATTACAATCAAATTCTATTTTTAACTGGTACAGCCTTAACTATTTTGGCAGCACAATCGTCGCAAGCTGCTAATAATCAGATTGCTAAAGTAGAAGTAAATTCTCTTGAGCATGGCATCGAATTAAGACTTCATACTGACGGTAAACAAACTAAAAACTTATCTTTTTTTACTGTTAATCAGAAAAATAAATTAGAAGCCAACCTCCTTAATACTGATTTAAACTTACTTCAAGGTAAAAGTTTTAGTAAAAAGAATCCATTTCCTGGAGTATCCTCTTTAGAAATTAAACAAATAGATGGGGAACATACCCAAATTTCTATAGCAACAAAACCTAATTTTCCTGTAGAACAATTACTACAACAACAAGGACAAGAAATTATTCTTAGTCTATTAGCAGAAGCTCAAGGAAAGAAAGCAGAAAGTAAATCAAATTCTCTTACTCAACTTGTCACAGAAAAATTTAATTATGCTAGGGAATTTATTACTGCACAGATACCTACAAATGTAGAAGAAAAAACTTATACTCCTCCACCTAATACTTCTAATTCTAATCCTAATGTATTAGTTCCCAATCCAGAAATTATCATCGGTGAAGGTGAGAAGAATAACCAACAAAATGAAACTACTTCGCCCTCAGAACCAGCTTATTTACCAAGAGCAGTTGCTCCTCCTGTCGGGGATATGGCTGTGTCTAATATCAATACTAATCCCGATCTAATCGATTTAGGTTCATCGGCTCTAGTTCCTCGTTTAGTTTTACGAGATGCACCTGTTAGGGAAGTATTATCTTTGCTCGCTCGTTCGGCGGGTTTAAATGTAGTTTTTGCTCAAGGTACACAAGCTCAAGCTGCTGGAGAAGGAGAAACTAAAGAACAAACTGTTTCTCTAGATTTAGAAAATCAACCTGTTCAAGAAGTATTTAATTCTGTCCTCTTAATTTCTGGGTTAAATGCTAATCGTCAAGGCAATATTATCTATGTCGGTGAAAAATTGCCAGCCCAAGCACGAAATCTTGTCAGTCGTACGATTAGGTTAAACCAAGTTCGTGCTGAAAATGCAGCTTTATTTTTAGCGAGTCAAGGAGCAGAAGGACAAAGATTAACTACGGAAATAGAAGAAGTAATCGACCAAGATACAGGCAGAGTCGTCCAAAGAAAAGAAAAACCAGCCCAATTACAAAGTCTACAAGGTGCAGCTGGAGGTAGAGAAGCAGAAGTTGATAATACTTCTCCTCAATTACTTAAAGGATTACAAGTTGCTACTGATGACCGTCTTAACTCAATCACTATAGTCGGGGAACCTCGTAAAGTAGAAACCGCTACAGCTTTTTTAACTCAATTAGATGCTCGTCGTCGTCAGGTAGCAGTTAATGTCAAAGTAATTGATGTTAATTTACTGAACGAAGATTTATTTAATAGCAGTTTTTCCTTTGGAATTAATGACACCTTTTTCGTGCAGGATCAAGGGTCAGCTATTATGAATTTTGGCGATACTAAACCACCAAATACCGCGCAGGTTACTAATAGCCAATTCTTCCCTAGTGTAATACCTTTGCAAGTACCAGGAGCAGAATTAGATTCTTTCTTGGATATTCAAAATGCTCCTTTTAGTAATATCACTACAGGTTTAAATGACTTTGTTAATAGTGTATCCCCTTATGCTCGTCCTAATTTTGGTACTAGAAATAATCCTTTTCAACCTGGAGTTTCAGATATCACCCCTAATATAGAAGACGGAACAGTTGAGTATGAATATTCTCTTCCTAGTCTCTTCCAATTTCCCAAAAAATTCCTAGCTTCTTTAGAAGCCCAAATTACCAGTGGTAATGCTAAGGTACTAACCGATCCTACCTTGATGGTACAAGAGGGACAGCAAGCAACCGTTAAACTCGCTCAAAATGTGGTTGAAAGTGTCGAAACAGAAATAGATGCCGAGAGTGGGACAAGAACTATTACGCCAGTAATAGCTGAAGCTGGTTTAGTTCTTACTGTTAATGTGGAAAGAATTGATGATAATGGCTTTGTTGGTCTTTCGGTTAGCCCTAGCGTCACTTCTGTTGGGCAAACTCAGGAATTTGATAGCGGTGGTGGTGCGACTAATGTACTGAATTTATTGAGTAAACGCGAAGTCAGTTCTGGATTAATTCGTCTCAGAGATGGTCAAACCCTGATTTTATCGGGTATCATTCAAGACCAGGAACGAACTACTGTTTCTAAAGTCCCTATTTTAGGAGATATCCCTTTGCTTGGTTCTTTGTTTAGAAGTACAAACAAAACTAATGAACGGGCAGAAGTAATTGTTTTACTAACTCCCCAAGTGGTTGATGAACAGGCTGGCTTTGGTTACAATTACAGACCAGGACAAGAAGCGCGTGAAATGCTTCAACAGAGAGGGTTTACACTGCCTAATAGCCCTTAA
- a CDS encoding PilN domain-containing protein: MYSLDVNFLKDRGLNKTSEAEVKSPKAKPSFVKQLPLVFGLIALVAFPGAAFGYLKNLETQKAELEQQIQSIDGEISSLQNQNQQLDQIQQQITGVEQETQALISVFEKIRPWSAILQEVSDRIPPGVQVDTIQQSGSIDNTQLVVSGIARSYNDVNDFVLFLQRSPFFNSKNIKLTGANLADLEVSIENQAEIPEDLIVQFPQGVKYSITTQLSNTPASQMIREFNNKGAVGLVTRLKTLENKGAILK; encoded by the coding sequence ATGTATAGTTTAGATGTTAATTTTCTGAAAGACCGAGGTTTAAATAAGACTTCGGAAGCTGAAGTTAAATCCCCAAAAGCAAAACCATCTTTTGTTAAACAACTACCTTTAGTTTTTGGATTAATTGCTCTAGTGGCTTTCCCTGGTGCAGCTTTTGGTTATCTGAAAAATTTAGAGACTCAAAAAGCGGAATTAGAGCAACAAATTCAAAGTATTGATGGAGAAATTAGTAGTCTTCAAAATCAAAATCAACAACTAGATCAAATCCAACAACAAATCACTGGTGTAGAACAAGAAACCCAAGCATTAATTAGTGTGTTTGAAAAGATTCGACCTTGGTCAGCGATTTTACAAGAAGTAAGCGATCGCATTCCTCCAGGGGTACAAGTTGATACCATTCAACAAAGTGGTTCAATTGATAATACTCAATTAGTTGTTAGTGGTATTGCTCGTTCTTATAACGACGTTAATGATTTCGTTTTGTTTCTTCAACGTTCTCCTTTTTTTAATAGTAAAAACATTAAACTTACAGGAGCTAATTTAGCTGATTTAGAGGTCAGTATTGAAAATCAAGCAGAAATTCCCGAAGACTTGATCGTTCAATTTCCTCAAGGAGTTAAATATTCAATTACTACGCAATTAAGCAATACACCAGCTTCTCAAATGATCCGCGAGTTTAATAATAAAGGTGCTGTTGGTTTAGTAACTCGTCTAAAAACTCTTGAGAATAAAGGAGCTATTTTAAAATGA
- the pilM gene encoding type IV pilus assembly protein PilM — protein MLNNLTSIFAKKSLGIGLEINPQQINIAQITKHKQRYKLLKNISTEMPEGIFEDGVIVDSLSLSEVIKETFKQHKINTKQIATAVPMREAIIRIIPIPAELDEQELKEMVLVHEAGMYLPYPREEVDLDYQKLGYFMDEDGIEKVNVLLVATRKEVTDLYLDIFQQADLQIDILEINSFALIRTIREQLRQFGSKEAVVLVDIEFDSTEIAIIVEGIPQFSRTVPLGMYQMRTALSQAMGLPVTRDMDVLQDMSLITTPMDTGGDTGMLQMNPGMAALLKVLGELIDEIGRSINFYLNQSEELEVAQILLAGPGAGIGEIDEFFTQRLNLPTMQIDPIAALALEVNQEIPLIKRPGLGVVLGLGMREA, from the coding sequence ATGTTAAATAATTTAACTAGTATATTTGCCAAAAAATCTCTCGGTATTGGATTAGAAATTAATCCTCAACAAATTAATATTGCACAAATTACCAAACACAAACAACGCTACAAACTGCTTAAAAATATTTCCACAGAGATGCCAGAAGGAATATTTGAAGATGGTGTAATTGTTGATTCATTGAGTTTGTCGGAGGTGATCAAAGAAACCTTTAAACAACACAAAATCAATACCAAACAAATAGCCACAGCAGTACCAATGCGCGAGGCAATTATTAGAATTATTCCTATTCCTGCTGAACTAGACGAACAAGAATTAAAAGAAATGGTATTGGTTCATGAAGCTGGGATGTATTTACCTTATCCAAGGGAAGAAGTAGATCTAGATTATCAAAAGCTAGGCTATTTTATGGATGAAGATGGCATTGAAAAAGTTAATGTTTTGTTGGTAGCAACGAGAAAAGAAGTTACCGATCTTTATCTTGATATTTTTCAGCAAGCAGATTTACAAATAGATATTTTAGAAATTAATAGTTTTGCGTTAATTAGAACGATTCGTGAACAACTAAGGCAATTTGGTTCTAAAGAAGCAGTTGTTTTGGTAGATATCGAATTTGATAGTACAGAAATCGCCATTATTGTAGAGGGAATACCACAATTTTCTCGGACTGTACCCCTTGGGATGTACCAGATGCGAACTGCGCTTTCTCAAGCAATGGGTTTGCCTGTTACCCGAGATATGGATGTTTTGCAAGATATGAGTTTGATCACTACGCCAATGGATACAGGAGGTGATACGGGAATGTTACAAATGAATCCAGGAATGGCAGCTTTACTGAAAGTTTTAGGCGAATTAATTGATGAAATTGGTCGTTCGATCAATTTTTATTTAAATCAAAGCGAAGAACTAGAAGTTGCTCAAATTCTTTTAGCAGGACCAGGTGCTGGAATTGGTGAAATTGATGAGTTTTTTACCCAGCGATTAAATTTACCTACTATGCAAATCGATCCAATTGCAGCTTTAGCTTTAGAAGTAAATCAGGAGATTCCATTAATTAAACGTCCTGGTTTAGGAGTGGTTTTGGGTTTGGGTATGAGGGAAGCGTAA